Proteins encoded together in one Telopea speciosissima isolate NSW1024214 ecotype Mountain lineage chromosome 6, Tspe_v1, whole genome shotgun sequence window:
- the LOC122666007 gene encoding BON1-associated protein 2-like encodes MEKASTIRSLEITIISAEGLSLDGRSVKKNAFVIVRTDSLNQVATSIDSEGGSYPSWNQKLKPISLPNSVLFITVEVQCKTSLGMRSVGTAKISVSEFIGDYTPPQYLHFLSYRLRDRKGERNGIINFSVKTAGPPGQKCFGLTAPPSLGMVAAHENHSKNGSTSGSETALGVPIPYAYGYGLGYGVGV; translated from the coding sequence ATGGAAAAGGCATCAACAATACGTTCTTTAGAGATCACCATTATCTCTGCGGAGGGCTTAAGTCTCGACGGACGATCGGTGAAGAAGAATGCATTCGTGATCGTAAGAACTGATTCACTCAACCAAGTGGCAACAAGTATTGACAGCGAAGGAGGGAGTTACCCATCATGGAATCAGAAGCTAAAGCCGATATCTTTGCCCAATTCGGTTCTCTTCATTACTGTAGAGGTGCAATGCAAGACCTCTTTAGGAATGAGGAGTGTGGGAACGGCCAAAATTTCGGTCTCAGAATTCATAGGGGATTATACGCCGCCACAATACTTGCACTTCCTTAGTTACCGGTTGAGGGATCGCAAGGGCGAACGCAACGGTATTATTAACTTCTCTGTTAAGACGGCCGGACCACCCGGACAAAAGTGCTTTGGTCTGACGGCGCCACCATCGTTAGGTATGGTGGCTGCTCATGAGAATCACAGCAAGAACGGTAGTACTAGTGGAAGTGAAACAGCACTTGGGGTTCCAATCCCTTACGCTTACGGGTACGGGCTTGGATATGGGGTTGGGGTGTAA